One window of Bacillus alkalicellulosilyticus genomic DNA carries:
- a CDS encoding extracellular solute-binding protein — translation MFRLNRLSYYIIFCIIILSLTSCDNSSKEGASEDHNPEHWEVDYIRKVIYQHQGLEKYTSPVQITFVREMNSHIEELLEELPNETLEDNRWTQLYEEVLGIEIKYDWIESGHLYHQKYSVALTSGNLPDVVRVNSQQLRELSNAGLIQDLTTVYEEFATPWTKAVMSQEGDGPFETATLDGKLMGIPEVDSSIEKAQFIWIRTDWLDQLGLDPPETMEDVLSISKAFTEKDPNQSGEDDTYGLAITQHLWDPVMGVAGFMAGFDAFPTIWIENDDGELVFGGIQPEVKTALGALQEMYQDGQLDVEFGFKDGNKVIEQIANGEIGMLYGEQWSSFRVGVSRVDDPSAEWKAFPIVSNSNELAKIPLKYGSHTFLAVRKGYENPEAIIKLINLHLEKNWGGTEDYKNYYSTPHPVWQLSPVTPFPALKNLDAYRLLKVAHQSGSDSGLNPEARSIKFNIDQYVKNNNESGWGWEKTYGPTGAFSILEQYVQNDQLLYDQFVGPPSITMVEMKPIMDNLMHDTYVNIILGTPLYEFDQFVDNWNRMGGEKITEEVNQWYCEWVKDEN, via the coding sequence ATGTTTAGATTAAATAGATTAAGTTATTACATAATATTTTGTATTATTATTTTATCTTTAACATCATGCGACAATTCTAGTAAAGAAGGTGCTAGTGAGGACCATAATCCAGAGCACTGGGAAGTTGACTACATTAGAAAAGTTATCTATCAGCACCAAGGTTTAGAGAAGTATACTTCACCTGTTCAGATAACCTTTGTAAGAGAAATGAATAGTCATATCGAAGAGTTATTAGAAGAGTTACCGAATGAAACATTGGAAGATAACCGATGGACCCAGCTATATGAAGAAGTATTAGGAATAGAAATAAAATATGATTGGATTGAAAGTGGACATCTATACCATCAAAAATATTCCGTTGCTCTCACATCTGGAAACTTGCCTGATGTAGTGAGAGTCAATTCTCAACAACTTCGTGAACTAAGTAACGCAGGGTTGATTCAAGATTTGACAACTGTATATGAAGAATTCGCAACCCCTTGGACAAAGGCAGTCATGAGTCAGGAGGGGGATGGTCCATTTGAAACAGCAACGCTAGATGGTAAATTAATGGGTATTCCTGAAGTGGATTCTTCTATAGAAAAAGCACAATTTATATGGATACGAACGGATTGGTTGGATCAACTAGGGTTAGATCCACCGGAAACGATGGAAGATGTGTTGAGTATTTCGAAAGCGTTTACAGAAAAAGACCCAAATCAAAGTGGCGAAGACGATACATATGGACTGGCTATTACCCAACACTTATGGGATCCAGTGATGGGGGTGGCAGGATTCATGGCTGGATTTGATGCCTTCCCGACCATATGGATTGAAAACGATGATGGTGAACTTGTATTTGGTGGTATTCAACCAGAAGTGAAAACCGCATTGGGCGCCCTTCAGGAAATGTATCAAGATGGACAGCTGGACGTGGAGTTTGGTTTTAAAGATGGAAACAAAGTGATAGAACAGATTGCTAATGGTGAGATAGGAATGCTTTACGGGGAACAATGGAGTTCATTTAGAGTAGGAGTTAGTCGTGTAGATGATCCTAGCGCTGAATGGAAGGCTTTTCCCATTGTTTCAAATTCAAATGAATTAGCTAAAATACCATTAAAGTATGGAAGCCATACGTTTTTAGCTGTTAGAAAAGGATATGAAAACCCTGAAGCTATAATAAAACTTATTAACCTCCATTTAGAGAAAAACTGGGGTGGGACAGAAGACTATAAAAATTATTATAGTACACCACACCCAGTGTGGCAGTTGTCACCTGTAACACCTTTTCCAGCTTTAAAGAATTTAGATGCTTACCGTTTACTTAAAGTTGCACATCAGTCTGGGAGTGATTCTGGATTAAATCCTGAAGCTAGATCTATTAAATTCAATATAGATCAATACGTTAAAAATAATAATGAATCAGGGTGGGGCTGGGAGAAGACTTATGGACCTACGGGAGCATTCTCTATATTGGAACAATACGTTCAAAATGATCAATTACTTTATGATCAATTTGTAGGCCCTCCATCTATAACTATGGTTGAGATGAAACCGATAATGGACAATCTCATGCATGACACCTATGTAAATATTATACTCGGCACCCCGCTATATGAATTCGATCAATTTGTAGACAATTGGAATCGAATGGGTGGGGAGAAAATTACCGAGGAGGTAAATCAGTGGTATTGTGAATGGGTGAAAGATGAAAATTAA
- a CDS encoding endo-1,4-beta-xylanase has protein sequence MNNSRSMETMKLHEAFKDHFLIGAATNPWTLKKQSELLKNHFNSVTAENEMKFVSLQPSENEFTFDNADLMMSFAKENGMGVRGHTLVWHNQTPKWVFEKQDGSPIDRDALLMRMKSHIDTVMKRYKGEIYAWDVVNEAVSDKDDEILRPSKWLDIIGEDFISKAFEYAHEADPHALLFYNDYNESVPEKREKIYKLVKSLKEKDIPIHGVGLQAHWKLENPSLDLIRQAIERYAELGLKLHITELDVSVFEHEDNRTDLKEPTTDMLERQAERYGELFQLLKEYSRDITSVTFWGAADDYTWLDNFPIRGRKNWPFPFDEHHKPKQSFYELIKVARS, from the coding sequence ATGAACAATTCAAGATCAATGGAGACTATGAAATTGCATGAGGCATTTAAGGATCACTTTCTAATAGGAGCTGCGACTAATCCATGGACATTAAAAAAACAAAGTGAACTGCTAAAGAATCATTTCAATAGTGTAACGGCGGAAAATGAAATGAAGTTTGTTAGTTTACAGCCATCTGAAAATGAGTTTACATTTGACAATGCAGACCTCATGATGTCATTTGCAAAAGAGAATGGTATGGGGGTTAGGGGCCATACTCTCGTGTGGCACAATCAAACGCCAAAATGGGTATTCGAGAAACAAGATGGGAGTCCGATTGACAGAGATGCACTTTTGATGAGGATGAAGTCACACATAGACACTGTAATGAAACGATATAAAGGGGAAATCTATGCATGGGATGTTGTGAATGAGGCTGTGTCTGACAAAGATGATGAAATACTTCGACCTTCAAAATGGCTCGACATTATAGGAGAAGATTTTATCAGTAAAGCATTTGAATATGCTCATGAAGCAGATCCTCATGCATTATTATTCTATAACGATTACAACGAGTCGGTGCCGGAAAAAAGAGAAAAAATTTATAAACTTGTGAAATCACTAAAGGAGAAAGATATTCCGATTCATGGGGTAGGCTTGCAGGCACACTGGAAACTGGAAAACCCTTCCCTCGATCTTATTCGTCAAGCAATTGAGAGATATGCGGAGCTTGGCTTGAAGTTGCATATTACAGAATTAGATGTTTCCGTTTTCGAACATGAAGATAATAGAACGGATCTGAAGGAACCAACGACCGATATGTTGGAGCGACAAGCAGAAAGATACGGGGAACTATTCCAACTGTTAAAAGAATACAGTAGAGACATTACTTCAGTAACTTTTTGGGGAGCTGCAGATGATTATACTTGGCTGGATAATTTTCCAATAAGGGGAAGGAAGAACTGGCCATTCCCATTCGATGAACACCATAAACCAAAACAATCATTCTATGAATTGATTAAAGTTGCTAGATCATAA
- a CDS encoding endo-1,4-beta-xylanase, whose amino-acid sequence MMKFNVNHFLLLVCIFSYWLILTSCQSTTENNNISEKETELPLEQDDNSVDSDSNEDIAINDIQLDNEDVFEEEDDLRQPFVEEEIPSLAETYTEYFPIGAALEPSQTTGLLSELLKKHVNVLVAENVMKPDAIQPSEGNYNWENSDRIVEFAKLNGMEVRFHTLVWHSQVGDWFFKDLDGKPMVEEEDRDKREENKELLLDRLETHIRTIVSRYKDDIKSWDVVNEVIETNAPDGMRASEWYQITGTAFIERAFEVAREVGGPDIKLYINDYGTDIPEKRDRLYELVKEMLDKGVPIDGVGHQTHIDIHGPSIESIIESIKKFNELGLDNLVTELDMSIYSWDDRSDFGDNIPDEILQKQATRYQELFEALKEHKDMVGGVVFWGIADQHTWLHTFPVERTNAPLLFDQYLHAKPAFWAVVDPTKLEEEE is encoded by the coding sequence ATGATGAAATTTAATGTGAATCATTTTTTACTACTTGTGTGTATATTCTCTTATTGGCTCATTCTTACAAGCTGTCAATCAACTACGGAAAACAACAACATCAGTGAAAAGGAAACAGAGTTACCACTTGAACAGGATGATAACTCAGTTGACAGCGATTCTAATGAAGATATAGCTATAAATGATATTCAACTGGATAATGAGGATGTGTTTGAAGAAGAGGATGATTTGAGGCAACCTTTCGTAGAGGAGGAAATCCCATCCTTAGCAGAGACATATACTGAGTATTTCCCTATTGGTGCAGCTCTAGAACCTTCTCAAACTACTGGCTTACTATCTGAGTTGTTAAAGAAACATGTGAATGTATTAGTTGCAGAAAATGTGATGAAACCTGATGCCATTCAACCATCTGAGGGGAATTATAATTGGGAAAATTCAGATAGAATTGTAGAATTTGCAAAACTAAATGGTATGGAGGTTCGTTTTCATACACTAGTTTGGCATTCCCAAGTAGGTGATTGGTTCTTTAAGGATTTAGACGGCAAACCAATGGTTGAGGAGGAAGATCGTGATAAGCGTGAAGAAAATAAGGAACTACTACTTGATAGATTGGAAACACATATACGTACTATCGTTTCGAGATATAAAGATGATATCAAGTCATGGGATGTAGTCAATGAAGTGATTGAAACAAATGCTCCAGATGGAATGAGGGCAAGCGAATGGTATCAGATTACTGGTACAGCCTTCATTGAGAGAGCATTTGAAGTTGCCCGAGAAGTAGGCGGCCCAGATATCAAACTTTATATAAATGATTACGGAACAGACATACCTGAAAAAAGAGATCGTCTCTACGAACTAGTGAAGGAAATGCTTGATAAAGGTGTACCGATTGATGGAGTCGGTCACCAAACACATATAGATATTCACGGGCCATCTATAGAGTCAATCATTGAATCTATAAAAAAGTTTAATGAACTAGGTCTTGATAATTTGGTAACTGAATTAGATATGAGTATATATTCATGGGATGACCGCAGTGACTTTGGTGATAATATTCCGGACGAGATACTACAGAAACAGGCAACACGATATCAAGAATTGTTTGAAGCGTTGAAAGAGCATAAGGATATGGTCGGTGGTGTAGTTTTCTGGGGTATAGCCGATCAACATACATGGTTACACACATTCCCAGTGGAACGTACGAATGCCCCTTTATTGTTTGATCAGTACCTTCATGCAAAACCAGCATTTTGGGCAGTGGTGGATCCAACCAAACTAGAGGAGGAAGAATGA
- a CDS encoding carbohydrate ABC transporter permease, translating into MVRFVLIVGLAFVILYPILQKISTAFKHQQDLYSPIVVWVPQNITLENFRNAISIMDYWNTLLNTVLLAGITTILTTASCALAGYAFARLSIKGGKLLFAGVILTILVPPTTILIPIYMNLRDFTFMGIIPLLTGDSVNLLNSYWPFILTSLTASSLKAGLFIFIFRQFFRGIPKAIEEAAYIDGAGVGTTFFKIMLPNAIPAMVTVMLFSFVWQWNDTFYTTTYLTSSNVLATQLSSLPYNLAIQLEGESGTSDPFYQSMVQDTGILLSMLPLILMYLFVQRYFVQSVERSGVVG; encoded by the coding sequence ATGGTGCGTTTCGTTCTCATTGTTGGGCTAGCGTTTGTCATCCTTTATCCTATACTGCAAAAAATATCAACAGCGTTCAAACATCAACAAGATTTATATTCGCCAATTGTTGTATGGGTTCCTCAAAATATAACACTAGAAAATTTTAGGAACGCTATCTCTATAATGGATTATTGGAACACGTTACTCAACACGGTTCTTTTAGCAGGGATAACAACTATTTTAACGACTGCTTCTTGTGCACTGGCAGGTTATGCATTTGCTCGTCTAAGCATAAAAGGAGGAAAACTACTTTTCGCGGGTGTAATACTTACTATCTTGGTTCCTCCTACAACGATTCTTATACCTATTTATATGAATTTAAGAGATTTCACTTTCATGGGAATCATTCCTCTATTGACAGGGGATTCAGTAAATCTGTTGAACTCCTACTGGCCGTTTATATTGACGTCGTTAACAGCAAGCTCTCTCAAAGCAGGTTTATTCATTTTTATATTTAGACAGTTTTTTAGGGGGATACCAAAAGCTATTGAGGAAGCAGCTTATATTGACGGTGCAGGAGTTGGGACAACATTCTTTAAAATAATGTTACCAAATGCCATTCCAGCAATGGTTACAGTCATGTTATTCTCGTTTGTATGGCAATGGAATGACACTTTCTATACTACAACGTATTTGACGTCGAGTAATGTATTAGCTACACAGTTATCATCATTGCCATATAATTTGGCTATTCAACTAGAGGGAGAATCAGGTACGAGCGATCCATTTTACCAGAGTATGGTTCAGGATACTGGTATACTACTATCCATGCTTCCACTCATCCTAATGTATCTATTTGTCCAACGATACTTCGTTCAAAGTGTGGAGCGTAGTGGTGTTGTAGGATAA
- a CDS encoding carbohydrate ABC transporter permease has product MKPVEKIGKKLQTYEGQKSLWGFLFVFPWLIGFIIFFMIPLFNSLRYSISNIEASSEGMQITFIGLSNYIQALTVHTTFNRILVESLIDIVVNVPLIVIFSLFLAVILNQKFFGRSVSRAIFFLPVILASGVIMSLESESLVQAVNQQYASSRGAMNALSSFELERMMLRAGVHESIVLYLTGAVNRIYDIVSQSGVQILIFLAGIQSISPQLYEASKVEGATGYEAFWKITLPMVSPLILVNVIYTIIDSFSRSPVTEVIMSTGFDTFNFGLSSAMAWLYFLSIMLILIISTYFISKRVFYQE; this is encoded by the coding sequence ATGAAACCCGTAGAGAAAATCGGTAAAAAACTACAAACATATGAAGGACAGAAATCGTTGTGGGGGTTTCTCTTTGTTTTCCCTTGGCTTATTGGGTTTATCATTTTCTTTATGATTCCACTATTTAATTCGTTAAGGTATAGCATAAGTAATATTGAGGCTAGTTCTGAAGGGATGCAGATAACCTTTATCGGGTTATCTAATTACATTCAAGCTCTAACGGTGCATACAACTTTCAACCGTATATTAGTGGAATCACTAATAGATATTGTAGTAAATGTGCCATTAATCGTTATTTTTAGTTTGTTTTTGGCTGTTATATTAAACCAAAAATTTTTTGGAAGATCAGTTTCAAGAGCGATCTTTTTTCTACCAGTAATTCTTGCGTCTGGTGTCATTATGAGCTTAGAAAGTGAGAGTCTTGTGCAGGCTGTTAACCAACAGTATGCGAGTTCGAGAGGAGCGATGAATGCTTTATCCTCTTTTGAACTAGAACGAATGATGCTACGAGCCGGAGTTCATGAAAGCATTGTACTTTATTTAACAGGTGCCGTTAACCGTATTTATGACATTGTTAGTCAGTCTGGAGTTCAAATATTGATCTTCCTTGCAGGTATCCAGTCTATCTCACCCCAGCTTTATGAAGCATCAAAAGTGGAGGGGGCAACTGGGTATGAAGCTTTTTGGAAAATCACATTACCGATGGTTAGTCCACTTATTTTAGTTAATGTGATTTATACCATTATAGATTCATTTTCTAGAAGCCCAGTTACGGAAGTAATTATGTCTACAGGATTTGACACGTTCAACTTTGGACTAAGTTCGGCTATGGCGTGGCTTTATTTTCTTTCGATTATGTTGATATTGATAATCAGTACTTACTTCATTTCAAAGAGAGTTTTCTACCAAGAATAG
- a CDS encoding DUF5696 domain-containing protein has protein sequence MVKMSKGRRVRFLFAASIIAIFLVGCSEPSSINEVGDGGEVDTDLERGEVLPSHFTDERIDGMKGIVENEYLQLYVDDTSGAIAVHNKVTEKIWYSNPPNWEEDSVASGENKALLGSQMQLDFYNSYGQRSTINSYSESVVHEQVMFEEMTDGVRVSYLFGSAGSGAADLPLMLSAERYEDLLSRLESAGQRALMIAYRENSETLLYERNDNALSGLQLENAIKAFEDAGYTEEDWEQDMEELNFAQDISEARIFRASIEYTLEEDNLIVRVPVDSIEYPEEFPINMISFMNFFGAGGTEDEGSLFVPDGSGGLINFNSGNTQYPSYRQLVYGTDLTLSSTDDSNSTEEKVRLPVFGIIQEGDALFGIIEEGSSVARINADISGRLNSYNYVYPSFFVINKGDITINANEQQRTLPRFQEERMNTDYVIRYAFLGGEDASYAGMAKYYQYYLVNTNGLPPIQEENEVENVPFYLELVGSITKRKHFAGVPYQGIEALTTFEQAESILSEMQEREINNIKLNYSGWFNGGVNHKVPDSISVDKAVGGKNGLRNFVTFLEEEGIEFFPDVSILTANSGSGFRESTKASRSLTGLPAELYPMDLTINRRDRTKSPSYVVSPILIGDYTESILSDFLEYETGGISLRDMADQLNSDYRRNNQIYRPESETLSKQSLNKVHGEDLKIMANGGNAYSLPFLSHIINAPLTNSGYKIVDEVIPFYQMVVRGHINYTGQPYNLSDYTDVSQYILRSLEYGSNVHFKWIYEPNYKVKDTNFNYLYAVNYELWIDQATEIYHEVNEVLSKVKGEPIAEHEKLEHGVYRTEYNNGVYVIVNYNRYPVDVDGKTIEAQGYMTGGESL, from the coding sequence ATGGTGAAAATGAGCAAAGGAAGAAGAGTACGATTTCTGTTTGCAGCCTCTATTATTGCCATCTTCTTAGTTGGTTGTTCAGAGCCCAGCTCGATAAATGAAGTAGGTGATGGTGGTGAAGTAGATACAGACCTTGAAAGGGGAGAAGTATTACCGTCACACTTTACAGACGAACGAATCGATGGAATGAAAGGGATTGTAGAGAATGAATATCTACAGTTGTATGTAGATGATACTAGTGGGGCTATTGCAGTCCATAACAAGGTAACAGAGAAAATCTGGTACAGCAACCCACCGAATTGGGAAGAAGATTCAGTTGCTTCTGGAGAAAACAAAGCTCTCTTAGGTTCACAGATGCAACTAGATTTCTATAACAGTTATGGTCAGAGAAGTACGATTAACTCCTACTCAGAAAGCGTCGTTCATGAGCAAGTGATGTTTGAAGAAATGACAGATGGGGTGAGAGTTTCTTACTTATTCGGTAGTGCTGGATCAGGTGCAGCTGATTTACCACTAATGTTAAGTGCGGAAAGATACGAAGATTTGTTAAGTAGATTGGAATCAGCTGGTCAGAGAGCATTAATGATAGCCTATAGAGAGAATTCAGAGACATTATTATACGAAAGAAATGATAATGCACTGAGTGGACTTCAGTTGGAAAATGCAATAAAGGCGTTTGAGGATGCAGGGTACACGGAAGAGGATTGGGAGCAAGATATGGAAGAGCTAAACTTCGCACAAGATATATCAGAAGCTAGAATCTTCCGGGCATCGATAGAGTACACGTTGGAAGAAGATAATCTCATTGTAAGAGTTCCTGTCGACAGTATCGAATATCCTGAGGAGTTTCCTATAAATATGATATCCTTTATGAATTTCTTTGGAGCAGGAGGGACAGAAGATGAGGGAAGCTTGTTTGTTCCTGATGGATCAGGTGGGCTCATTAATTTTAATAGTGGTAATACCCAATATCCATCTTACAGGCAATTAGTTTATGGAACGGACTTAACATTATCTTCTACTGATGATAGTAATAGTACGGAAGAAAAGGTGAGATTACCTGTTTTTGGTATTATCCAAGAGGGAGATGCGCTATTTGGAATAATTGAAGAAGGTTCCTCGGTTGCGAGAATTAATGCGGATATAAGTGGTAGATTAAATAGTTATAATTACGTTTATCCGAGCTTTTTTGTTATAAACAAAGGAGATATCACAATAAATGCTAATGAGCAACAACGTACATTACCAAGATTCCAAGAAGAACGTATGAACACAGACTATGTAATAAGATATGCTTTTCTAGGTGGTGAGGATGCTTCTTATGCGGGGATGGCAAAGTACTATCAATATTATTTGGTAAATACGAATGGGCTCCCTCCAATACAGGAAGAAAATGAAGTAGAGAATGTACCCTTTTATTTAGAACTGGTTGGGAGTATCACAAAAAGGAAGCATTTTGCAGGAGTGCCTTATCAAGGGATAGAAGCGTTAACTACATTTGAACAGGCTGAAAGTATACTCTCTGAAATGCAGGAAAGAGAAATAAATAATATTAAGTTGAATTATTCTGGCTGGTTTAACGGAGGAGTAAACCATAAGGTTCCTGATAGTATTTCTGTAGATAAAGCAGTGGGAGGAAAAAATGGGTTACGTAACTTTGTAACCTTCTTAGAAGAAGAAGGAATTGAATTTTTTCCAGACGTCAGTATTCTTACAGCGAATTCAGGATCTGGATTTAGAGAATCAACAAAAGCATCAAGATCACTGACAGGTCTTCCGGCAGAGTTGTATCCTATGGATCTAACAATTAATCGCCGAGATAGAACAAAATCACCATCTTATGTTGTTTCTCCAATACTGATAGGGGATTATACAGAGAGTATTCTGAGTGATTTCCTAGAATATGAGACAGGTGGTATCTCTTTGCGAGATATGGCTGACCAACTAAATAGTGATTACAGGAGAAATAACCAAATCTATAGACCAGAATCAGAGACATTGTCTAAGCAATCCTTAAACAAAGTTCATGGAGAAGATCTAAAAATTATGGCCAATGGGGGTAATGCATATTCCTTGCCATTCTTGTCACATATCATTAATGCTCCATTAACGAATAGTGGATATAAGATTGTCGACGAAGTAATACCATTTTATCAGATGGTAGTACGAGGACATATAAATTATACTGGGCAACCTTATAATTTATCGGATTATACAGATGTGAGCCAATATATATTAAGGAGTCTGGAGTATGGCTCAAATGTCCATTTCAAGTGGATCTATGAACCGAATTACAAGGTAAAGGATACAAACTTCAATTATTTGTATGCGGTCAACTATGAACTTTGGATTGACCAGGCGACAGAAATCTACCACGAGGTCAATGAAGTTTTAAGTAAAGTAAAGGGTGAACCGATTGCTGAGCATGAAAAGCTGGAACACGGTGTTTATAGAACAGAATATAACAATGGTGTTTATGTAATTGTTAATTATAATCGTTATCCAGTCGATGTGGATGGGAAAACAATAGAAGCACAAGGTTATATGACAGGTGGTGAAAGTCTATGA
- a CDS encoding YIP1 family protein, whose product MKYPFYLIRHPFNGYWDLKYEYSNRINLVISFIILLSLIVTNILGSQYSGFLVNLYNPEYMNSLMEIVYVIVPVLFWCVANWSLTTLMDGEGKFVEIFTSTCFALIPLVIINFPWIWLSNFITLEETMFYYFFTSFAVLWFLFLLFIGNMTVHQFTPSKSIGTILLTVVAMGFMAFLCLLFFSLVQQIVAFFSVIFQEIVNRY is encoded by the coding sequence ATGAAGTACCCATTTTACCTCATCAGACATCCATTTAATGGATATTGGGATTTGAAATATGAATACAGTAATCGTATTAATCTAGTAATCTCATTTATTATTTTGTTGTCCCTTATTGTTACGAACATTTTAGGCAGTCAGTACAGTGGATTTTTAGTGAATTTGTATAACCCGGAGTACATGAACAGTTTAATGGAAATAGTGTACGTGATAGTCCCGGTATTGTTTTGGTGTGTAGCTAATTGGTCACTAACAACCTTAATGGACGGAGAAGGTAAGTTTGTAGAAATTTTTACATCAACTTGCTTTGCTTTAATCCCGCTTGTAATCATTAATTTTCCATGGATTTGGCTAAGCAATTTTATAACATTGGAAGAAACGATGTTTTACTACTTCTTTACCAGCTTTGCAGTTCTTTGGTTTCTCTTTCTTTTGTTTATCGGAAACATGACCGTACATCAATTTACTCCTTCGAAATCGATAGGAACCATACTACTGACAGTTGTGGCAATGGGATTTATGGCTTTTCTATGTTTACTATTCTTTAGCCTAGTTCAACAGATTGTGGCTTTCTTTAGCGTGATTTTTCAAGAAATTGTCAATAGGTATTAA
- a CDS encoding carbohydrate ABC transporter permease has translation MFALLALFGAFMALPLVYAINNAFKPLDEIFLFPPRFFVRNPTMDNFFDLVAIMGNSWVPLSRYFANTVIITVTGTVGHILLASMAAYPLAKYRFPGSKTIFSIVILALMFSPHVTAIPNYMVMSWLGWIDTHASLIVPAMAFPLGLFLMKQFMEQIPDAILEAAKIDGASEYRIFWKIVMPNVKPAWLTLMILQFPMLWGSNGGNFIYSESLKTLNYALEQIVLGGIARAGVGAAVALFLMIVPITLFIISQSSVISTMANSGIKD, from the coding sequence ATGTTTGCTCTACTTGCCTTGTTTGGTGCTTTTATGGCACTTCCGTTAGTTTATGCAATAAATAATGCTTTCAAGCCTTTAGATGAAATATTCTTATTCCCTCCGCGATTTTTTGTTAGGAATCCGACGATGGACAATTTCTTTGATCTTGTAGCCATTATGGGTAATTCATGGGTGCCGTTATCACGTTATTTTGCTAATACCGTAATAATAACCGTCACTGGAACTGTTGGACATATATTATTGGCATCAATGGCAGCATATCCACTTGCTAAGTATCGATTTCCAGGGTCAAAAACAATCTTTTCTATAGTTATTTTAGCTTTAATGTTCTCACCACACGTCACGGCCATTCCTAACTATATGGTAATGTCCTGGCTTGGATGGATTGATACACACGCGTCATTGATTGTACCGGCAATGGCTTTCCCACTTGGGCTATTTCTTATGAAGCAATTTATGGAACAAATACCCGATGCAATACTTGAGGCAGCGAAGATAGATGGTGCTAGTGAATACCGTATTTTTTGGAAGATCGTCATGCCTAACGTTAAGCCAGCTTGGTTAACATTAATGATTCTCCAATTCCCAATGTTGTGGGGAAGTAATGGAGGGAACTTCATATACAGTGAAAGTTTGAAAACCTTAAACTATGCACTTGAACAAATCGTACTCGGTGGTATTGCTCGTGCTGGTGTTGGTGCTGCAGTCGCTTTATTCCTAATGATTGTACCGATAACATTATTTATAATATCTCAGAGTAGTGTCATCTCAACGATGGCTAATTCAGGAATAAAAGATTAG
- a CDS encoding carbohydrate ABC transporter permease: protein MQTQTNHQPATGSIQVAKESRFTRLKKELKRGKHYYILMAPYLIIFSLFTLIPVVVSFILSFFHFNMLEFPTFIGWDNYSRLFLSDEIFMISLRNTFIFAIITGPISYIACFLFAWIINELTPKVRAIMTLVFYAPSLSGNVFFIWLIIFSGDSYGYLNGFLMSAGFILEPIQWLRDEQYILIVVIIVQLWLSLGTAFLAFIAGLQTIDRSLIEAAAVDGIRNRWQELWFITLPSMKPQLLFGAVMQITMAFAVADISIALAGFPSVNYAAHTVVTHLMDYGTIRFEMGYASAIATVLFALMVGTNLIIQKVLRKVGE, encoded by the coding sequence ATGCAAACTCAAACAAATCATCAACCAGCAACGGGCTCCATTCAAGTGGCAAAGGAATCTCGTTTTACGAGACTGAAAAAGGAGTTAAAAAGAGGGAAACATTATTATATCTTAATGGCTCCTTATTTAATTATCTTTTCTTTGTTTACATTGATACCTGTTGTTGTTTCATTCATACTCAGTTTTTTTCACTTTAATATGTTAGAATTCCCAACTTTTATTGGTTGGGATAACTATTCTAGACTATTTCTTAGTGATGAAATATTTATGATTTCATTGAGGAATACGTTTATATTTGCCATCATTACAGGTCCCATTAGTTATATTGCATGCTTCCTATTTGCCTGGATTATTAATGAGCTTACTCCGAAAGTTCGTGCAATTATGACGCTAGTGTTTTACGCACCTTCACTATCAGGAAATGTTTTCTTTATATGGCTAATCATATTTTCAGGAGACAGCTATGGTTATTTGAACGGTTTTCTAATGAGTGCAGGTTTTATATTAGAACCTATTCAATGGTTAAGAGATGAACAGTATATATTAATCGTAGTTATCATTGTACAACTATGGTTAAGCTTGGGAACTGCCTTTCTTGCCTTTATCGCAGGTCTACAAACCATTGATCGTTCATTAATTGAAGCGGCAGCTGTTGATGGAATTAGAAACAGGTGGCAAGAGCTTTGGTTCATTACACTTCCATCGATGAAACCTCAGTTGTTATTTGGAGCAGTAATGCAAATTACGATGGCGTTTGCAGTCGCTGATATATCGATAGCTCTCGCAGGTTTTCCAAGTGTGAACTATGCTGCCCACACGGTAGTAACACACCTGATGGATTATGGAACCATTCGATTTGAGATGGGATATGCATCAGCAATTGCAACTGTTTTATTTGCACTAATGGTTGGTACGAACTTAATTATTCAAAAGGTTTTAAGAAAGGTAGGTGAGTAA